One stretch of Roseimicrobium sp. ORNL1 DNA includes these proteins:
- a CDS encoding energy transducer TonB: protein MLAATTCVAAPPQAFAPEVYQSKDGKESITLVSKDKAERFANDQTTTGTYTRTKDELHVTLSAQGVSFTTVYRITKQGLVSQQSQVLLRKRSSMGMREVDPQFAQEFPHSPPSPEEHVSVEGGRLVVELTVDDKGMISRTKLLESSGSPEMDKHIQDWIKKRWRFPKGKPLTHKQTVHFKLKPADKDTSSGPQTELQPQSQKAGQR, encoded by the coding sequence ATGCTCGCCGCAACCACTTGCGTCGCAGCGCCTCCCCAAGCATTCGCGCCAGAAGTCTACCAGTCCAAGGATGGCAAGGAATCCATCACTCTGGTCTCCAAGGACAAGGCCGAGCGTTTCGCGAACGACCAAACCACCACCGGAACGTATACCCGGACGAAGGACGAGCTTCACGTGACCCTTTCGGCGCAGGGCGTGAGTTTCACCACCGTCTACCGAATCACAAAGCAGGGTCTTGTTTCACAGCAAAGTCAGGTGCTGTTGAGGAAGCGGTCTTCGATGGGAATGCGGGAAGTGGATCCTCAGTTCGCTCAAGAGTTTCCCCACTCCCCTCCTTCGCCGGAGGAGCACGTAAGCGTTGAAGGAGGAAGATTGGTCGTGGAACTTACCGTGGATGACAAAGGAATGATCTCCAGAACCAAGCTGCTGGAATCGTCTGGCTCGCCGGAAATGGACAAGCACATACAAGATTGGATCAAGAAGCGCTGGCGTTTCCCCAAGGGAAAACCGCTTACACACAAACAGACCGTCCACTTCAAACTAAAGCCGGCTGACAAGGACACCTCCTCAGGTCCGCAGACCGAACTTCAACCTCAATCCCAAAAGGCGGGCCAGAGATGA